In a genomic window of bacterium:
- a CDS encoding beta-lactamase family protein, protein MAGKSNRIFCWVAISGWLIMASGCTQTPIRPTVLTLHDYTYFKKHLSWLIEKEMREHQVKGLSIGLVDDQKIIWAKGFGYADEKTGKLAGPETVFKIGSVSKVITAVGLMQLVEQNQIELDNPIKTYLPDFNVINNYSNPITVRSLMTHHSGLPAGDMFLKNQDKNKSLETILDDLKNIHASFPVNYIYSYSNLAVELLGLLLQSRSKTDFNDYMQANIFEPLHMSDTSYFKNEHIKEKLAQGYDHGKPQTEEFWDRVVPSGSIYSTIHDMCKFIKMIHAGGRNGDDVILKQDSLREMFTPQNLQVKLDLDYHLGLNWFLSWPNLDYAGKVVWHTGGTRYFHSILAIMPKQKLGVIVLSNSSTGAVINRKIAEATLQLAHEIKTGKTPPPTKLKKPAGIKLSPGELEKYTGEYTVMDSGHVKIINKNNRLQCRIRNKKLNLVAHPEGLFSLQFNVLGIFPYVINNYQIGIKEWNNEIYIYHLDQKEGNKAIIGKKINKVHISDAWKKRLGKYKCLDKTYSAFQPELAMRNGFLLWNNQPLLPQDDTTAVIPGFERNYGGQTIKVATQNGAETILYLGLTYKKSVASHAEKNRK, encoded by the coding sequence ATGGCCGGGAAAAGCAACAGAATATTTTGTTGGGTGGCGATATCCGGATGGTTAATTATGGCATCCGGATGCACTCAGACACCAATTAGACCAACGGTGTTGACACTCCATGATTACACCTATTTTAAAAAACATTTGTCATGGTTGATTGAAAAAGAAATGCGCGAACATCAGGTAAAAGGATTAAGCATAGGACTGGTGGATGATCAAAAAATTATTTGGGCTAAAGGCTTTGGGTATGCGGATGAAAAAACCGGGAAATTGGCGGGACCGGAAACTGTTTTTAAAATCGGTTCTGTTTCCAAAGTGATTACAGCTGTGGGCCTGATGCAGTTGGTGGAACAAAATCAGATTGAGCTCGATAACCCTATAAAAACCTATCTTCCTGACTTTAACGTAATCAACAATTATTCGAATCCCATAACCGTTCGCTCCTTAATGACCCACCACTCCGGATTGCCCGCAGGTGACATGTTCTTAAAAAATCAGGACAAAAACAAATCACTGGAAACCATCCTGGATGATTTGAAAAATATACATGCCTCATTTCCGGTTAACTATATATACAGCTATTCAAACTTAGCTGTCGAGCTTTTAGGGCTTTTGCTGCAAAGCCGCAGCAAGACGGATTTTAATGATTATATGCAAGCAAATATATTTGAACCCTTGCACATGAGCGATACTTCATATTTTAAAAATGAGCATATTAAAGAAAAATTAGCCCAAGGATACGATCATGGAAAACCTCAAACCGAGGAATTTTGGGACCGGGTGGTGCCGTCCGGCAGTATCTATTCCACTATTCATGACATGTGCAAATTCATAAAAATGATACATGCGGGGGGAAGAAATGGTGATGACGTCATCTTAAAACAAGACAGTCTGCGGGAGATGTTCACCCCTCAAAATCTGCAGGTAAAGTTGGATCTCGATTATCACCTGGGATTGAACTGGTTTTTAAGCTGGCCGAACTTGGACTATGCCGGGAAAGTAGTCTGGCATACCGGCGGAACCCGGTATTTTCATAGTATTTTGGCTATCATGCCTAAACAAAAATTGGGGGTTATTGTACTTAGTAATTCCAGCACCGGAGCAGTCATCAATAGAAAAATTGCTGAAGCAACACTTCAATTGGCGCACGAGATTAAAACCGGCAAAACGCCTCCCCCAACCAAGCTAAAAAAGCCTGCTGGAATTAAATTATCCCCAGGTGAGTTGGAGAAATACACCGGCGAATATACGGTGATGGACAGTGGGCATGTAAAAATCATCAATAAAAACAACAGGTTGCAATGCAGAATACGTAACAAAAAATTGAACCTGGTAGCTCACCCGGAGGGATTATTTTCACTACAGTTTAATGTTTTGGGAATATTTCCGTATGTGATTAACAATTATCAAATCGGCATCAAGGAATGGAACAATGAAATATATATCTATCACTTAGATCAGAAAGAGGGAAATAAAGCAATTATAGGAAAGAAAATTAATAAAGTTCATATTTCCGATGCTTGGAAAAAACGGTTAGGCAAATATAAATGTTTGGATAAAACGTATTCCGCATTTCAGCCGGAATTGGCAATGCGAAATGGGTTTCTGCTGTGGAATAATCAGCCGTTGCTTCCCCAAGATGACACCACTGCCGTTATTCCGGGCTTTGAAAGAAATTATGGCGGTCAAACAATTAAGGTTGCTACTCAAAACGGAGCGGAAACCATATTATATCTGGGCCTTACCTATAAAAAATCAGTAGCGTCTCACGCTGAAAAGAATCGAAAATAA